The following coding sequences lie in one Vanacampus margaritifer isolate UIUO_Vmar chromosome 16, RoL_Vmar_1.0, whole genome shotgun sequence genomic window:
- the LOC144036267 gene encoding T-box transcription factor TBX2b-like isoform X1, protein MLERENKDITRSRKACSVGTNHWNEDIRPGALPLPAFLSAAQASFPPELCVPAVASRSEVEPEQVGAEAGLHAALSRQQQAAHLRSLKNPQPGDGMCDDPKVTLESQDLWNEFHKMGTEMVITKSGRRMFPPFKVKVDGLDKVSKYILLMDIVSVDDFRYKFHNSHWIVAGKADPEMPKRMYIHPDSPSKGEQWMSKPVAFHKLKLTNNISDKHGFTILNSMHKYQPRFHIVRANDIMKLPYSTFLTYVFPETEFIAVTAYQNEKITQLKIDNNPFAKGFRDTGNGRREKRNNPLNISPPDENKAYCADSDDSWEQPRTSDPFQSPQESWAVTSMSNCQDENNTGSDSDIDLHGEDDGASRTESSSGLIVKSDKREPATLSKKFSMESDSSQSYRSKTKDGTSPVLMETQSSSSLSTGHLQTVAFSNSQQCLELGQPLLFHQGQLSMKTGAIHSTAMGHLFSSFSGLNDPEHSGVSSQNITSPSPFMFQLSQHVLVPQGLSIPPFGGLLSYPWSYLTSPAATTPALTTASTTSAFLRNRSFHSSLPWLRMSPYQIPAASISSQKLLTASSNSNELEQYKLYSLGTSPVSNDHTNSESRSDQTVSLKNVKVSSDGFQSIKNVVFDKSVPL, encoded by the exons CGACCGGGTGCCTTGCCCTTGCCAGCATTTCTTTCCGCCGCACAAGCCTCCTTCCCCCCCGAGCTGTGTGTCCCGGCAGTAGCGTCCCGCTCCGAGGTTGAGCCCGAGCAGGTGGGCGCCGAGGCGGGGCTGCACGCGGCTCTGAGCCGGCAGCAGCAAGCGGCCCATTTGCGCTCCTTGAAGAACCCGCAGCCTGGGGACGGCATGTGCGACGACCCCAAAGTCACTTTGGAATCACAGGATTTATGGAACGAGTTCCACAAAATGGGAACGGAGATGGTTATTACCAAATCAGGACG GAGGATGTTCCCacctttcaaagtaaaagttgaTGGACTTGATAAAGTATCTAAATACATCCTGCTAATGGACATCGTCAGCGTTGATGACTTTCGTTATAAGTTTCACAATTCCCACTGGATAGTAGCCGGAAAAGCAGACCCAGAGATGCCCAAGCGCATGTACATTCATCCGGACAGTCCGTCCAAGGGAGAACAGTGGATGAGCAAGCCCGTTGCATTCCATAAACTGAAACTCACCAACAATATATCGGATAAACATGGATTT ACAATTTTGAATTCAATGCATAAGTACCAGCCCAGATTTCATATTGTGAGAGCCAACGACATCATGAAACTTCCATACAGCACATTCTTGACCTATGTTTTCCCGGAGACTGAATTTATTGCTGTCACTGCATATCAGAACGAAAAG ATTACACAGCTAAAAATTGACAACAACCCATTTGCCAAAGGATTCAGGGACACGGGAAACGGAAGACGAGAAAAGAG GAATAACCCCTTAAACATCTCTCCACCGGATGAGAACAAAGCATATTGTGCTGATTCGGATGATTCATGGGAACAGCCCAGAACCAGTGACCCGTTTCAATCTCCTCAGGAATCATGGGCTGTGACGTCCATGTCAAACTGTCAAG ATGAAAACAACACTGGAAGTGATTCAGATATTGATCTACACGGTGAAGACGATGGTGCTTCTCGGACAGAATCTTCATCTGGACTGATTGTGAAGAGTGACAAGAGGGAGCCAGCTACGTTGAGTAAGAAGTTCTCCATGGAGAGTGATTCCTCACAAAGCTACAGGAGTAAAACAAAAGATGGCACATCCCCTGTGTTAATGGAAACACAGAGCTCATCATCACTCAGTACTGGACATCTTCAGACTGTGGCGTTCTCAAACAGCCAACAGTGTCTTGAGCTCGGACAGCCTTTACTGTTTCACCAGGGCCAGTTGTCAATGAAGACAGGGGCTATTCACTCCACAGCTATGGGACATCTGTTTTCCTCTTTCTCAGGATTAAATGACCCAGAACACAGTGGCGTATCTTCTCAGAACATCACTTCGCCATCTCCATTCATGTTTCAGCTGTCACAGCACGTGTTGGTGCCACAG GGACTGTCAATACCACCTTTTGGAGGATTGCTTTCATACCCGTGGAGCTACTTGACATCACCTGCCGCAACGACTCCAGCTCTCACAACTGCTTCAACAACATCGGCATTTCTAAGAAACCGCTCTTTTCACAGCTCCTTGCCATGGTTGCGGATGAGCCCCTATCAGATCCCAGCTGCTTCCATATCAAGCCAAAAGTTGCTGACAGCAAGTTCAAACTCAAATGAACTTGAGCAGTACAAACTGTACAGTCTAGGGACCAGTCCAGTGTCTAATGATCACACCAACAGCGAGTCCAGAAGCGATCAGACTGTTTCacttaaaaatgttaaagtttCCTCCGATGGATTCcaaagcattaaaaatgttgtgtttgataAATCAGTTCCTCTATAA
- the LOC144036267 gene encoding T-box transcription factor TBX2b-like isoform X2, translated as MCDDPKVTLESQDLWNEFHKMGTEMVITKSGRRMFPPFKVKVDGLDKVSKYILLMDIVSVDDFRYKFHNSHWIVAGKADPEMPKRMYIHPDSPSKGEQWMSKPVAFHKLKLTNNISDKHGFTILNSMHKYQPRFHIVRANDIMKLPYSTFLTYVFPETEFIAVTAYQNEKITQLKIDNNPFAKGFRDTGNGRREKRNNPLNISPPDENKAYCADSDDSWEQPRTSDPFQSPQESWAVTSMSNCQDENNTGSDSDIDLHGEDDGASRTESSSGLIVKSDKREPATLSKKFSMESDSSQSYRSKTKDGTSPVLMETQSSSSLSTGHLQTVAFSNSQQCLELGQPLLFHQGQLSMKTGAIHSTAMGHLFSSFSGLNDPEHSGVSSQNITSPSPFMFQLSQHVLVPQGLSIPPFGGLLSYPWSYLTSPAATTPALTTASTTSAFLRNRSFHSSLPWLRMSPYQIPAASISSQKLLTASSNSNELEQYKLYSLGTSPVSNDHTNSESRSDQTVSLKNVKVSSDGFQSIKNVVFDKSVPL; from the exons ATGTGCGACGACCCCAAAGTCACTTTGGAATCACAGGATTTATGGAACGAGTTCCACAAAATGGGAACGGAGATGGTTATTACCAAATCAGGACG GAGGATGTTCCCacctttcaaagtaaaagttgaTGGACTTGATAAAGTATCTAAATACATCCTGCTAATGGACATCGTCAGCGTTGATGACTTTCGTTATAAGTTTCACAATTCCCACTGGATAGTAGCCGGAAAAGCAGACCCAGAGATGCCCAAGCGCATGTACATTCATCCGGACAGTCCGTCCAAGGGAGAACAGTGGATGAGCAAGCCCGTTGCATTCCATAAACTGAAACTCACCAACAATATATCGGATAAACATGGATTT ACAATTTTGAATTCAATGCATAAGTACCAGCCCAGATTTCATATTGTGAGAGCCAACGACATCATGAAACTTCCATACAGCACATTCTTGACCTATGTTTTCCCGGAGACTGAATTTATTGCTGTCACTGCATATCAGAACGAAAAG ATTACACAGCTAAAAATTGACAACAACCCATTTGCCAAAGGATTCAGGGACACGGGAAACGGAAGACGAGAAAAGAG GAATAACCCCTTAAACATCTCTCCACCGGATGAGAACAAAGCATATTGTGCTGATTCGGATGATTCATGGGAACAGCCCAGAACCAGTGACCCGTTTCAATCTCCTCAGGAATCATGGGCTGTGACGTCCATGTCAAACTGTCAAG ATGAAAACAACACTGGAAGTGATTCAGATATTGATCTACACGGTGAAGACGATGGTGCTTCTCGGACAGAATCTTCATCTGGACTGATTGTGAAGAGTGACAAGAGGGAGCCAGCTACGTTGAGTAAGAAGTTCTCCATGGAGAGTGATTCCTCACAAAGCTACAGGAGTAAAACAAAAGATGGCACATCCCCTGTGTTAATGGAAACACAGAGCTCATCATCACTCAGTACTGGACATCTTCAGACTGTGGCGTTCTCAAACAGCCAACAGTGTCTTGAGCTCGGACAGCCTTTACTGTTTCACCAGGGCCAGTTGTCAATGAAGACAGGGGCTATTCACTCCACAGCTATGGGACATCTGTTTTCCTCTTTCTCAGGATTAAATGACCCAGAACACAGTGGCGTATCTTCTCAGAACATCACTTCGCCATCTCCATTCATGTTTCAGCTGTCACAGCACGTGTTGGTGCCACAG GGACTGTCAATACCACCTTTTGGAGGATTGCTTTCATACCCGTGGAGCTACTTGACATCACCTGCCGCAACGACTCCAGCTCTCACAACTGCTTCAACAACATCGGCATTTCTAAGAAACCGCTCTTTTCACAGCTCCTTGCCATGGTTGCGGATGAGCCCCTATCAGATCCCAGCTGCTTCCATATCAAGCCAAAAGTTGCTGACAGCAAGTTCAAACTCAAATGAACTTGAGCAGTACAAACTGTACAGTCTAGGGACCAGTCCAGTGTCTAATGATCACACCAACAGCGAGTCCAGAAGCGATCAGACTGTTTCacttaaaaatgttaaagtttCCTCCGATGGATTCcaaagcattaaaaatgttgtgtttgataAATCAGTTCCTCTATAA